In Bacteroidota bacterium, a single window of DNA contains:
- the gcvT gene encoding glycine cleavage system aminomethyltransferase GcvT — translation MKTTAFTSIHESLGAKMVPFAGYNMPVTFEGINIEHETVRKGVGVFDVSHMGEFWVKGPKAFEFVQKISTNDVAKLTDGKIQYTCFPNGKGGIVDDFLTYRINEETYLLVVNAANIDKDWAWCNKQNTMGAKLYNASDEIAQLAIQGPNALKVMQKLTTSNVVDMEYYTFQKLMLAGVEDVIFSTTGYTGSGGCEIYMENNDGPRIYQALMEAGKEFGIKPIGLAARDTLRLEMGFCLYGNDIDDTTSPIEAGLGWITKFVDGNDFIDRALLEKQKAEGVSRKLTAFEMIDKGIPRQHYEICDADGNVIGEVTSGTMSPMLKVGIGMGYIKTGYSKQDMEIYIKVRDKLLKAKVVKLPFYKG, via the coding sequence ATGAAAACTACTGCATTTACAAGTATCCACGAGTCGTTAGGAGCAAAAATGGTACCTTTTGCCGGTTATAATATGCCCGTAACCTTTGAAGGAATTAATATTGAGCATGAAACCGTTCGCAAAGGAGTAGGCGTTTTTGATGTTTCGCATATGGGCGAATTTTGGGTAAAAGGGCCAAAAGCATTTGAGTTTGTGCAAAAAATATCAACTAATGATGTTGCTAAACTTACGGATGGTAAAATCCAATATACCTGTTTTCCTAATGGTAAAGGTGGTATTGTAGATGATTTTTTGACCTATCGAATAAATGAAGAAACCTATTTATTGGTTGTAAATGCAGCCAATATTGATAAAGATTGGGCCTGGTGCAATAAGCAAAATACAATGGGTGCAAAATTGTACAATGCATCTGATGAGATTGCACAATTAGCAATTCAGGGGCCAAATGCCTTAAAAGTAATGCAGAAATTAACTACCTCAAATGTTGTTGATATGGAGTATTACACTTTCCAAAAACTGATGCTGGCAGGAGTTGAGGACGTCATATTTTCGACTACCGGGTATACCGGTTCCGGTGGATGTGAAATTTATATGGAAAACAATGATGGCCCCAGAATTTATCAGGCTTTGATGGAGGCCGGTAAAGAATTTGGCATTAAACCTATTGGGTTGGCTGCACGCGATACCCTTAGATTGGAAATGGGATTCTGTTTATATGGAAATGACATTGATGATACCACTTCGCCTATAGAAGCTGGCCTGGGGTGGATTACTAAATTTGTTGACGGAAATGATTTTATCGATAGGGCACTCTTGGAAAAACAGAAAGCTGAAGGTGTGAGCAGGAAATTGACTGCTTTTGAAATGATCGATAAAGGTATTCCACGTCAGCATTACGAAATTTGCGATGCAGACGGAAATGTGATCGGAGAAGTTACCTCGGGAACCATGAGCCCGATGTTAAAAGTTGGCATAGGAATGGGTTATATCAAAACTGGTTATAGCAAGCAGGATATGGAAATTTATATTAAGGTTAGAGATAAACTATTAAAAGCCAAGGTTGTTAAATTGCCATTCTATAAAGGATAA
- a CDS encoding TonB family protein → MKLKLVTATFMFLLSSAIINAQDMRSQFFVSEGIKQLELGNLEKADTLFNAALEVYPNVDAYFNKALTRLNLNDECGFCECMYMAAFYEDMEADSLYKKYCISETKMLESKYDSLVPFLLTKQYEIIQKDKCGTREKIDFYDQNDSLLSSLQIINGQLFYSQLSYPARYPGGQPMLDKFIEKNMIYPKQAEAEKIQGKVYASFVVDENGRVQDARIVNGVNPLLDEEALRVISLIPKWYPATNKGKPVRDIITLNVSFSL, encoded by the coding sequence ATGAAATTAAAACTAGTTACAGCCACATTTATGTTCCTTTTATCCTCAGCAATAATTAATGCTCAGGATATGAGGAGTCAATTTTTTGTAAGTGAAGGAATCAAACAACTTGAATTAGGAAATTTAGAAAAGGCTGATACCTTGTTTAATGCGGCCCTGGAAGTTTACCCTAATGTTGATGCTTATTTTAATAAGGCACTTACCCGTTTGAATTTAAATGATGAATGCGGGTTTTGCGAATGTATGTATATGGCTGCATTTTATGAAGATATGGAAGCAGATTCATTGTATAAAAAGTATTGTATTTCTGAAACAAAAATGTTAGAGAGTAAATATGATTCTTTGGTGCCGTTTCTTCTAACTAAACAATATGAGATTATTCAAAAGGATAAGTGTGGAACGCGTGAAAAGATTGATTTTTATGACCAAAATGACTCTTTACTTTCTAGTTTACAGATCATAAATGGCCAGTTATTTTATTCTCAATTATCCTATCCGGCCAGATATCCGGGTGGTCAGCCGATGTTGGATAAATTCATTGAAAAAAATATGATTTATCCGAAACAAGCAGAAGCGGAAAAAATACAAGGTAAAGTATATGCTTCTTTTGTAGTAGATGAAAATGGCAGAGTGCAGGATGCCAGAATTGTGAATGGTGTAAATCCATTATTGGATGAAGAAGCCTTAAGGGTGATTAGCCTTATTCCTAAATGGTATCCGGCAACGAATAAGGGGAAACCGGTTCGGGATATTATTACATTAAATGTCAGCTTCAGTTTATAA
- a CDS encoding M23 family metallopeptidase, which yields MEFRILLSGTFGELRSNHFHSGIDIKTQGVEGQNIHAVADGYISRISVSGTGFGKALYVNHPNGYTSVYGHLSAFSDSIGIYVKSQQYKKEQFTVNLYPPRDMFVVKKGEIIAKSGNSGGSDGAHLHFEIRDSRSELPINPLLFGFMVKDITRPRILGLRIYPVNENSSVNKRPKTLDIEVKGWGLNHKIVKYDTLQVSGKIGFGINAYDLQDDSNNKNGVYSIQLWIDSTLIYSHQLEKFSFDETKYINSFIDYAEYIQNKKRYQRSIIDPGNRLSIYGEVLDQGIYNFTDSCYHNFKYELKDAAGNLSQITGVLKSIPPGDNIESVVSDMDHWFVYNSENKFETDSVKLDFGKGTFYRSFKFEYQKDDSPKGSYSALHKIHTENFPVHKSYDIKITTNNLPKQLQGKVLIAQLNKNGVSAVGGFYDDGFVVGKASNFGNFMVVVDTIRPEITPLNINNGKNIATLRFINFLIKDELSGIRSYRATLNNQWILMDYDPKNDKLSYQIDERMKKGKNQFRLEVKDAKDNTAIYKAEIEY from the coding sequence GTGGAATTTCGAATTTTATTGTCAGGAACTTTTGGTGAATTGCGCTCAAATCACTTTCATTCAGGCATCGACATTAAAACCCAGGGAGTAGAAGGACAGAATATACATGCAGTTGCTGATGGATATATTTCCAGAATAAGCGTCTCAGGAACCGGATTTGGAAAAGCACTTTATGTGAACCACCCCAATGGATATACTTCTGTTTATGGTCATCTTAGCGCATTTTCCGATAGTATTGGCATTTATGTGAAATCACAACAATATAAAAAAGAGCAATTCACGGTAAACCTGTATCCACCAAGGGATATGTTTGTTGTTAAAAAAGGCGAAATCATAGCAAAATCAGGAAATTCAGGTGGATCGGACGGGGCTCATCTTCATTTTGAGATTAGGGACAGCAGATCGGAATTACCGATTAATCCTTTGCTTTTTGGTTTTATGGTGAAGGATATCACCAGGCCCAGGATTTTAGGATTGAGAATCTATCCGGTAAATGAAAACAGCAGCGTAAATAAACGTCCAAAGACATTAGATATTGAAGTTAAGGGTTGGGGTTTGAATCATAAAATTGTAAAATATGATACGTTGCAGGTTTCCGGTAAGATCGGATTTGGGATCAATGCTTATGATTTGCAGGACGATTCAAATAATAAAAACGGAGTCTATTCAATTCAGCTTTGGATTGACTCGACACTCATCTATTCGCATCAGCTCGAAAAATTTTCATTTGATGAAACTAAATATATTAACAGCTTCATCGATTATGCCGAATATATTCAAAATAAAAAGCGTTATCAAAGAAGCATTATTGATCCAGGAAACCGATTGAGTATCTATGGTGAGGTGCTTGATCAGGGAATTTACAATTTTACCGATTCATGCTACCATAATTTTAAATATGAGTTGAAAGATGCTGCAGGTAATCTTTCACAAATTACCGGGGTTCTTAAATCAATTCCACCTGGCGATAACATTGAGAGTGTAGTAAGCGATATGGATCATTGGTTTGTTTACAACTCCGAAAATAAATTCGAAACTGACAGTGTAAAGTTAGATTTCGGCAAAGGCACTTTCTACCGCTCTTTTAAATTTGAATATCAAAAGGATGACTCACCTAAAGGTTCTTATTCGGCGCTTCATAAAATTCACACTGAAAATTTTCCGGTACATAAATCTTATGATATTAAAATTACCACAAATAACCTACCTAAACAGCTACAGGGAAAAGTATTGATCGCTCAATTAAATAAGAACGGAGTTAGTGCAGTTGGCGGGTTTTACGATGATGGCTTTGTGGTTGGCAAAGCATCAAATTTTGGAAATTTTATGGTTGTGGTTGATACAATCCGACCTGAAATTACTCCTTTGAATATTAATAATGGGAAAAATATCGCGACATTACGGTTTATCAATTTTTTGATTAAGGATGAGCTGTCGGGTATTCGATCGTATCGCGCAACATTGAACAATCAATGGATATTGATGGATTATGATCCCAAAAATGATAAATTGAGCTATCAGATTGATGAAAGGATGAAAAAGGGGAAGAACCAATTCAGGTTGGAAGTTAAAGATGCAAAAGATAATACGGCGATTTATAAGGCAGAGATTGAATATTAA
- a CDS encoding bifunctional nuclease family protein has protein sequence MQHIRLEIIGMSYSQSQSGAYALILGEIGGDRRLPIIIGGFEAQSIAIELEKMKPSRPLTHDLFKNFADHYGVTIKHVIIDKFELGVFFAKLICVNDNIESEIDARTSDAVALAIRFKCPIYTNEKLLTEAGVLLDETKTAGLKEKKVNVKTHDSDYADYTLSDLNKMLKEAIDNEEYEKASVIRDEIQRKKKS, from the coding sequence ATGCAGCACATTCGTCTGGAAATTATTGGTATGTCTTACAGTCAGTCTCAAAGCGGAGCTTATGCATTGATACTGGGGGAAATAGGTGGAGACAGGAGATTGCCAATTATCATCGGTGGGTTCGAAGCACAGTCAATTGCAATTGAATTGGAAAAGATGAAGCCTTCCCGACCATTGACCCACGATCTTTTTAAGAATTTTGCCGATCATTATGGCGTTACCATCAAACATGTGATCATCGATAAATTTGAACTCGGGGTTTTCTTTGCTAAACTTATTTGTGTGAACGATAATATTGAAAGCGAAATAGATGCCCGTACCTCGGATGCAGTTGCGCTTGCAATTCGTTTTAAATGCCCCATCTATACAAATGAGAAGTTATTGACCGAAGCAGGTGTTTTACTTGATGAAACCAAGACTGCAGGTTTGAAAGAGAAAAAAGTAAATGTTAAAACACACGATTCTGATTATGCCGATTATACCCTTAGCGATTTAAATAAAATGTTAAAGGAGGCAATTGATAATGAAGAGTATGAGAAGGCATCGGTAATTCGGGATGAAATTCAAAGAAAGAAAAAATCCTAA
- the gcvP gene encoding aminomethyl-transferring glycine dehydrogenase, which yields MIKNFVSRHNGPRETETFKMLQKIKVASLDALIDETVPRTIRLKKPLNLPSGMNEFEYLNHIKQIASKNKIFRTYIGQGYYNTISPAVIIRNILENPGWYTSYTPYQAEISQGRLEALLNFQTMISDLTGLPIANASLLDEATAAAEAMIMLFNSRSRAMVKSGASQFFVSDTLFPQTIDVLKNRATSLDIGLVFGNHTDFEFNENIFGAIVQYPDQFGAIHDFRKFTEKAHESGISVIAAADLLSLTLLTPPGEWGADVVLGSTQRFGIPMGYGGPHAAFLAVTEAFKRNIPGRIIGISQDANGNRALRMALQTREQHIKRERATSNICTAQALLAIMASMYAVYHGPRGLTDIAADIHCLAVCLGKEMMVYGYEQENEYLFDTLKVKLPENVKIADLRKIAEEHQINFRYIDDTHIGISIDETTGRPEVQEILYVLAKSKGKHLFDTPICKTCQEIKVQEKLQRSSKFLTNEVFNSYHSETEMMRYIKKLEIKDLSLNRSMIPLGSCTMKLNAGAEMFPISWPEFGAIHPFVPADQAEGFLELVENLGKDLCEITGFAAISFMPNSGASGEYAGLNVIREYHRSRNEYHRTICLIPSSAHGTNPASAVMAGMKVVVTKCDENGNIDLVDLRAKAEEHKDNLGALMVTYPSTHGVFEEGILEIMDIIHENGGQVYMDGANMNAQVGLTNPGVIGADVCHLNLHKTFAIPHGGGGPGVGPIGVAAHLVDFLPKHIYGKDAKGTSAVSAAPYGSALVLPISYGYIKLLGGKGLTEATKYAILNANYLKTCLEGHYKILYTGKHNRVAHEMILDCNEFFKTADMPVIDIAKRLMDYGFHAPTVAFPVHGTLMVEPTESEPLYELNRFIDAMISIREEIREIENGTAAKDNNVVHNAPHTAEMATSDDWKFPYSRQKAVYPKPWSHNDKYWPTVTKIDDALGDRNLICTCQPIENYMD from the coding sequence ATGATTAAGAATTTTGTTAGCCGGCACAATGGTCCGCGAGAAACCGAAACATTTAAAATGCTTCAAAAAATTAAGGTTGCTTCTTTGGATGCCTTAATCGACGAAACTGTTCCAAGAACCATTCGTCTTAAAAAACCTTTGAATTTACCTTCCGGAATGAATGAGTTTGAATATTTAAATCATATCAAACAAATCGCTTCAAAAAATAAAATCTTCAGAACCTATATAGGTCAAGGATATTACAATACCATTTCGCCTGCGGTAATTATCCGAAATATACTGGAAAACCCGGGATGGTATACTTCTTATACTCCTTATCAGGCAGAAATTTCACAGGGCCGCCTTGAGGCTTTGCTGAATTTCCAAACCATGATTTCGGATTTAACCGGCTTACCCATTGCCAACGCATCATTGCTCGACGAAGCCACTGCAGCTGCCGAAGCCATGATCATGCTATTTAATAGTCGCTCCCGTGCCATGGTAAAAAGCGGTGCTTCACAATTTTTTGTATCCGATACTTTATTTCCTCAAACCATTGATGTACTAAAAAACAGGGCAACTTCGCTTGATATAGGTTTGGTATTTGGCAATCATACCGACTTTGAATTCAACGAAAATATATTTGGTGCCATCGTTCAATATCCTGATCAATTTGGTGCCATTCACGATTTCAGGAAATTTACCGAAAAGGCCCATGAAAGCGGTATCAGTGTTATTGCTGCAGCCGATCTTCTCAGTTTGACTTTGTTAACCCCTCCCGGTGAGTGGGGTGCCGACGTAGTTTTAGGTTCAACCCAACGATTTGGAATTCCGATGGGTTATGGTGGCCCTCATGCTGCTTTCCTTGCTGTTACAGAGGCATTCAAACGAAATATCCCGGGCCGGATCATTGGAATATCACAGGATGCGAATGGAAACCGAGCCTTACGAATGGCCCTGCAAACTCGTGAGCAACATATCAAGCGCGAACGTGCCACTTCAAATATTTGTACTGCTCAGGCCCTGCTTGCAATTATGGCAAGTATGTATGCAGTATATCATGGACCAAGAGGATTGACTGACATAGCCGCAGATATTCATTGTTTGGCTGTTTGTTTGGGAAAAGAAATGATGGTTTATGGGTACGAGCAAGAAAATGAATATTTATTCGATACCTTAAAAGTTAAGTTACCGGAAAATGTTAAGATTGCTGATTTAAGAAAAATTGCCGAAGAACATCAAATAAACTTCAGGTATATTGATGATACCCATATCGGGATCAGCATTGATGAAACTACCGGTCGTCCTGAAGTACAAGAGATTTTATATGTTCTGGCCAAATCAAAAGGAAAACATCTTTTCGACACCCCTATCTGTAAAACCTGTCAGGAAATAAAAGTTCAGGAAAAGCTTCAACGAAGCAGTAAATTCTTAACCAATGAGGTTTTCAACTCTTATCATTCAGAAACTGAAATGATGAGATATATTAAAAAATTGGAAATTAAAGATTTGTCGTTGAATCGTTCGATGATCCCGTTGGGATCGTGCACCATGAAACTAAACGCAGGTGCTGAAATGTTCCCGATCAGTTGGCCCGAATTTGGCGCAATTCATCCTTTTGTGCCTGCCGATCAGGCCGAAGGTTTCTTGGAGTTGGTTGAAAATTTAGGAAAAGATTTGTGCGAAATTACCGGCTTTGCTGCCATATCGTTCATGCCAAATTCAGGAGCTTCAGGAGAATATGCAGGATTAAACGTGATTCGCGAATACCATCGTAGCAGAAATGAATATCATCGTACCATTTGTTTAATTCCATCATCGGCACACGGAACCAATCCTGCAAGTGCAGTTATGGCCGGAATGAAGGTTGTAGTTACCAAATGCGACGAAAATGGTAATATCGACTTAGTGGATTTAAGAGCTAAAGCTGAAGAGCACAAAGATAATTTGGGTGCCTTAATGGTGACTTATCCATCCACCCACGGCGTATTCGAAGAAGGAATTTTGGAAATTATGGATATCATTCACGAAAACGGCGGACAGGTTTATATGGATGGAGCCAATATGAATGCGCAGGTGGGCCTAACAAACCCCGGAGTTATTGGAGCGGATGTTTGCCACTTAAATTTGCATAAAACTTTTGCCATTCCTCACGGTGGTGGTGGACCGGGTGTCGGCCCAATTGGAGTTGCTGCTCATTTGGTCGACTTTTTACCAAAACATATTTATGGTAAAGATGCTAAAGGTACCAGTGCAGTTTCTGCAGCACCTTACGGAAGTGCTTTGGTATTGCCGATTTCCTACGGGTATATCAAATTACTGGGTGGTAAGGGATTGACAGAGGCAACAAAATACGCCATTTTAAATGCCAATTATCTGAAAACATGCCTTGAAGGTCATTACAAGATTTTGTATACCGGAAAACACAACAGGGTTGCCCACGAAATGATATTGGATTGTAATGAATTTTTCAAAACTGCTGATATGCCGGTCATCGATATAGCCAAACGCTTAATGGATTACGGTTTTCATGCACCAACAGTTGCATTCCCTGTTCATGGCACTTTGATGGTTGAGCCAACCGAAAGCGAACCACTTTATGAGTTGAACCGATTTATTGATGCCATGATTTCCATTCGCGAAGAGATTCGGGAAATAGAAAATGGAACTGCTGCAAAGGATAATAATGTGGTTCATAATGCACCTCACACGGCTGAAATGGCAACTTCTGATGATTGGAAGTTCCCCTATTCAAGACAAAAAGCTGTTTATCCAAAACCATGGTCGCATAACGATAAGTACTGGCCAACGGTAACAAAAATCGATGATGCTTTAGGCGACAGGAATTTGATTTGTACTTGTCAGCCCATTGAGAATTATATGGATTAA
- a CDS encoding dihydrofolate reductase, with translation MKQISIIVAIAQNHAIGKNNDLLWHISKDFQWFKEKTRGHQVIMGERTLHSLPNGPLPKRSNIVITDKKGKSFEGCTTVYSIEEAIEHCSETEESFIIGGGSIYKQFLPYANKFYLTLVHKDFEADTFFEVDFSDWKIIERIDVNDDTQNDFTYSFIVYERNSLQKT, from the coding sequence ATGAAACAAATATCTATCATCGTTGCCATTGCACAAAACCATGCCATCGGGAAAAACAACGACCTGCTTTGGCACATTTCCAAAGATTTTCAATGGTTTAAAGAAAAAACAAGGGGCCATCAGGTGATTATGGGTGAAAGAACACTACACTCATTGCCTAACGGGCCTTTACCTAAAAGAAGTAATATCGTTATTACTGATAAAAAGGGGAAAAGCTTTGAAGGTTGTACCACCGTTTATTCAATCGAAGAAGCTATTGAGCATTGCAGCGAAACTGAAGAAAGCTTTATTATTGGAGGTGGTTCGATTTACAAGCAGTTCTTACCATACGCAAATAAGTTTTATTTAACGCTTGTACATAAAGACTTTGAAGCCGATACTTTTTTTGAAGTTGATTTCAGTGATTGGAAAATAATTGAGCGTATTGATGTGAACGATGATACACAAAATGATTTTACCTATTCATTTATCGTATACGAACGAAATAGTCTGCAAAAAACATAA
- a CDS encoding Na+ dependent nucleoside transporter, with protein sequence MSFKFLSNKVFLIATGFSILLLITGIIVGQDTAASSTNIVDTTLSNAIVISDSTTVLQQTEVIATPEQTQVKSIGFSLISLLRGMLGIFSVLLIGFLLSSNRKSIAIRTVLGGLAFQIVIAILVLKVPAIQSLIEFVGKMFIMVLKFTEDGSVFLFGDLINQDKVGFMFAFQILPTIVFFSALSSVLYYFGIIQGVVKVFAWVMTRLLNLSGAESLSAAGNIFLGQTESPLLIKAYLERMTKSELMLVMVGGMATIAGGVLAIYIKFLGGTNPVEQILFAKHLITASVMAAPGAVVMAKLLIPQTEEISNKVEVSKEKIGSNILEAITNGTTDGVKLAVNVGAMLLAFLAFISMLNFIFFKIGVWTEINGWVATFTNGRFDSFSLQFILGYAMAPLMWLIGVPTADITLVGQLLGEKIILNEFIAYTSLKDFMASGIFANEKSVIIATYILCGFANFSSIGIQLGGIGALAPGKRTTLSKIGFKALMGGALASLLSATIIGMILG encoded by the coding sequence ATGAGCTTTAAATTCTTATCAAACAAGGTTTTTTTAATAGCGACCGGCTTTTCAATATTATTATTAATTACCGGGATTATTGTTGGGCAGGATACCGCCGCTTCTTCAACTAATATAGTTGATACCACGCTTAGTAACGCCATTGTCATTAGTGATTCTACAACAGTGCTTCAACAAACCGAAGTCATTGCGACGCCTGAGCAAACTCAGGTAAAAAGCATAGGGTTTTCACTCATCTCACTTTTACGGGGTATGCTTGGAATATTTTCAGTTTTGCTCATTGGATTTTTATTGAGCTCAAATCGTAAAAGTATCGCAATCAGAACTGTATTGGGAGGTTTAGCTTTTCAAATCGTAATTGCCATCCTGGTGCTAAAAGTTCCGGCTATCCAATCACTGATCGAATTTGTAGGTAAAATGTTCATCATGGTTCTGAAATTTACTGAAGACGGAAGTGTATTTCTCTTTGGTGATTTGATTAATCAGGATAAGGTTGGGTTTATGTTTGCATTTCAAATCTTGCCAACCATTGTATTCTTCTCTGCCCTTTCCTCTGTTCTTTATTATTTTGGGATTATTCAGGGAGTGGTTAAGGTTTTTGCCTGGGTGATGACCCGATTGCTCAACCTTTCCGGAGCCGAAAGTTTATCTGCTGCCGGTAATATTTTTTTAGGTCAAACCGAATCCCCTTTATTGATCAAAGCTTACCTGGAGCGAATGACCAAATCGGAATTGATGTTGGTTATGGTTGGCGGCATGGCTACCATTGCAGGCGGAGTTTTGGCGATTTATATTAAATTTTTGGGAGGTACAAATCCGGTCGAACAAATTTTATTCGCCAAACATTTAATCACCGCATCGGTGATGGCAGCTCCGGGAGCTGTTGTGATGGCAAAATTGTTGATACCACAAACCGAAGAAATTTCAAATAAAGTGGAGGTTTCAAAGGAAAAGATTGGAAGCAATATACTGGAAGCCATTACCAACGGAACCACCGATGGTGTAAAGCTGGCAGTTAATGTTGGAGCAATGTTATTGGCATTTTTAGCATTTATCTCGATGTTAAATTTCATCTTTTTTAAAATTGGAGTCTGGACAGAAATTAATGGCTGGGTTGCAACATTCACAAATGGTCGCTTCGATTCGTTCAGCCTGCAATTTATTTTGGGCTATGCCATGGCTCCGCTGATGTGGTTGATTGGAGTCCCGACAGCTGATATTACTTTGGTTGGCCAATTATTAGGTGAGAAAATTATTTTAAACGAATTCATAGCTTATACAAGCTTGAAGGATTTTATGGCATCGGGGATTTTTGCAAATGAAAAATCAGTCATTATTGCCACCTATATTTTATGTGGATTTGCCAATTTTAGTTCCATCGGGATACAGCTTGGCGGTATTGGAGCTCTGGCTCCGGGCAAACGGACAACCTTGTCCAAAATTGGTTTTAAAGCATTAATGGGAGGGGCGCTGGCTTCGCTTTTATCAGCCACCATTATTGGGATGATTTTGGGATAG
- a CDS encoding thymidylate synthase has protein sequence MRQYFDLLQFVLDNGNKKTDRTGTGTISVFGYQMRFDLSKGFPMMTTKKLHLRSIIHELLWFLKGDTNIQYLKENKVNIWNDWANEKGDLGPIYGHQWRNWNSEGIDQVSGLIEQIKKTPDSRRHIIAAWNPSVLPDNTKTFAENVADGKAALPPCHAWFQFYVADGKLSCQLYQRSADIFLGVPFNIASYALFTMMIAQVCDLQPGEFIHTFGDAHIYLNHIDQVKLQLSRSFYPLPEMKLNPAIKNIFDFKYKDFELVNYFCHPGIKGEISV, from the coding sequence ATGAGGCAATATTTTGATTTATTACAATTTGTACTGGATAATGGGAACAAAAAGACCGACAGAACCGGAACGGGTACTATAAGTGTTTTTGGTTATCAGATGCGATTTGATTTATCAAAAGGATTTCCCATGATGACGACCAAAAAATTACATTTGCGTTCGATCATTCATGAATTGCTATGGTTTTTGAAAGGCGATACCAATATTCAGTATTTAAAAGAGAATAAAGTTAACATATGGAATGATTGGGCCAATGAAAAAGGGGATCTGGGTCCGATTTATGGTCATCAGTGGCGTAACTGGAATAGTGAGGGGATTGATCAGGTGAGCGGTTTAATAGAACAAATCAAAAAAACTCCGGATAGCAGACGGCATATCATTGCGGCATGGAACCCAAGTGTTTTGCCTGACAATACTAAAACATTTGCAGAAAATGTTGCCGATGGAAAAGCTGCTTTACCTCCGTGTCACGCCTGGTTTCAGTTTTATGTTGCCGATGGAAAATTGAGTTGTCAATTATATCAACGCTCAGCGGATATCTTTTTAGGAGTTCCTTTTAATATTGCGTCTTATGCTTTATTTACGATGATGATTGCCCAGGTTTGTGATCTGCAGCCCGGAGAATTCATTCACACCTTTGGCGATGCACATATCTATTTGAACCATATTGATCAGGTGAAATTACAATTAAGCAGGAGTTTTTATCCACTGCCTGAAATGAAATTAAATCCGGCGATTAAAAATATTTTCGACTTTAAATATAAGGACTTTGAGTTGGTGAATTATTTTTGTCATCCGGGGATTAAGGGAGAGATCTCTGTCTAA